DNA from Myxococcota bacterium:
CCGCCGCCGGCCACCCCGGCCGCGTTCACCAGCGCGTCGAGCCGGCCGTGATCGCGCGCGATCTCGCGCACGAGCTCCGCCACGGCCGCCTCGTCGCACACGTCCAAGAGCGCCACGCGCGTGGCGCTCGAGCGCGGGCCGCTCTGCAGGTCCGCACCCACCACCTTCGCGCCCTCCGCGGCGAAGCGCTCCACGCACGCCAGGCCGATGCCCGACGCAGCGCCCGTCACCAGCGCCACCTTGCCTGCGAGTCTCGTCACGATTCGCCTCCTGTCGCGCCATCGTACGCAACGACGCGAAACACCGGGTAGTCGGCGGCGACCGCGGCGAATGACTCGAGCGGAGCGCCCGGGTCGACCGGAATGTGCGGCCGGGCGCCGGGCGCGCGCCGCAGGTATTCCTGCAGGATCGGCGCGCGCCGCTCGGGCGTGACCAGCTCCAGCCGCACCGGCTCCGACTTTCCGTGCCGCAGCACGGCCCGGCCCCCGGCGGCCTCGAGATTGCGCACCCAGGCGACGTTGCGCCCGAGCATCGACACGAGATACCGCTCGCCGTCGACCCAAGCCATCACGAGCGGGAACGTGATCTTCCGGCCCGAGCTGCGGCCCACCACGTCGAGCGCGACCACCCAGTCGGGCGAGACACCGCGCGCGAAGATCGCGGCCTGCAGCCGGTTGAGAAAGCGGGCGAGCGCGTTCGGGCGCCCACCGCGGTAGAGCCAGCGATTGAGCGAGGGGGTCACCGGCCCAGTATGGCCCGCCACAGGGCCTGCGCCACCACGCCGTGCGCGCGGTCTCTGCGGCGCAGCGCGAACAGCTCCATCGGGCTCGCGTCGAACTCGGGAATGCGCAGCGCCACGAGCTCGCCGGCGGCGATCGCGTCCGCGGCCACGTGGTCGGGCAGACCGCCCCAGCCCATGCCGGCCAGGATGACCTCCTTCTTGGCCGCCACGTCG
Protein-coding regions in this window:
- a CDS encoding nitroreductase/quinone reductase family protein, translating into MTPSLNRWLYRGGRPNALARFLNRLQAAIFARGVSPDWVVALDVVGRSSGRKITFPLVMAWVDGERYLVSMLGRNVAWVRNLEAAGGRAVLRHGKSEPVRLELVTPERRAPILQEYLRRAPGARPHIPVDPGAPLESFAAVAADYPVFRVVAYDGATGGES